Proteins from a genomic interval of Rhodococcus rhodochrous:
- a CDS encoding ANTAR domain-containing response regulator: protein MTSAPHDSTPTPRRVVVAEDEALIRLDLVEMLREEGYEVVGEAGDGQRAVELAEELRPDLVIMDVKMPRRDGIDAASEIAQRRIAPVVILTAFSQRELVERARDAGAMAYLVKPFSKSDLVPAIEVAVSRFSELRELEREVQGLNERFETRKLVDRAKGLLMEKHAMTEPEAFRWIQRAAMDRRTTMKQVAVVVLETLGSDTAG from the coding sequence ATGACCTCCGCGCCGCACGACAGCACACCAACTCCTCGTCGGGTCGTCGTAGCGGAAGACGAGGCCCTGATCAGGCTCGATCTCGTCGAAATGCTGCGCGAGGAGGGCTACGAGGTGGTCGGTGAGGCCGGCGACGGACAGCGTGCCGTCGAACTCGCCGAGGAACTCCGGCCCGACCTGGTGATCATGGACGTCAAGATGCCGCGCCGCGACGGCATCGACGCCGCCTCCGAGATCGCGCAACGACGCATCGCCCCTGTGGTTATTCTCACAGCCTTCAGTCAGCGCGAACTCGTCGAACGCGCCCGCGACGCAGGCGCCATGGCATATCTCGTCAAGCCGTTCTCCAAGAGCGACCTCGTGCCCGCTATCGAGGTGGCCGTCAGCCGCTTCTCCGAGCTGCGCGAACTCGAGCGCGAGGTGCAAGGGCTCAACGAGCGATTCGAGACCCGCAAGCTCGTCGACCGGGCCAAGGGGCTGCTCATGGAGAAGCATGCGATGACCGAACCGGAGGCGTTCCGCTGGATCCAGCGCGCCGCGATGGACCGCCGCACCACCATGAAGCAGGTCGCGGTGGTCGTCCTCGAGACCCTCGGAAGCGACACCGCCGGCTAG
- a CDS encoding ABC transporter ATP-binding protein: MSDNITPVPTGTTPAERAATPEEHARLATGALLRADDLVAGYFPGVDILRGCNFYLRDGEIVGIIGPNGAGKSTLLKALFGLIPIRSGTVTLGGDEITSAPAHILVRKGIGYVPQTQNVFPSLTIEENLEMGIYLRPKDFEKQFERVASLFPLLAERRKVKAGALSGGERQMVAMGRALMMEPSVLLLDEPSAGLSPMFQDEVFIRCKKINAAGVSIIMVEQNARRCLQICDRGYVLDQGRNAYTDTGSTLMHDPKVVELYLGTLAGSREKRKG; encoded by the coding sequence TTGAGCGACAACATCACTCCTGTGCCCACCGGGACGACGCCGGCGGAACGTGCCGCTACCCCGGAGGAACATGCCCGCCTCGCGACCGGCGCCCTCCTGCGCGCCGACGATCTCGTGGCCGGTTACTTCCCCGGGGTCGACATCCTGCGCGGCTGCAATTTCTACCTGCGCGACGGTGAGATCGTGGGCATCATCGGCCCGAACGGAGCCGGCAAGTCGACCCTGCTCAAGGCGTTGTTCGGTCTCATCCCCATCCGCAGCGGCACCGTCACACTCGGCGGAGACGAGATCACCTCGGCACCCGCACACATCCTGGTGCGCAAGGGCATCGGCTACGTGCCACAGACGCAGAACGTGTTCCCCTCACTGACCATCGAGGAGAACCTCGAGATGGGGATCTATCTGCGTCCGAAGGACTTCGAGAAGCAGTTCGAGCGGGTGGCGTCGTTGTTCCCGCTGCTGGCCGAGCGTCGGAAGGTCAAGGCGGGAGCGCTCTCCGGTGGCGAGCGGCAGATGGTCGCGATGGGCCGCGCGCTGATGATGGAACCGTCGGTACTGCTCCTCGACGAGCCGTCGGCGGGACTGTCGCCGATGTTCCAGGACGAGGTCTTCATCCGCTGCAAGAAGATCAACGCGGCGGGGGTGTCGATCATCATGGTCGAGCAGAACGCGCGTCGCTGCCTGCAGATCTGCGATCGCGGATACGTCCTCGACCAGGGCCGCAACGCGTACACCGACACCGGCAGCACTCTCATGCACGACCCGAAGGTCGTGGAACTGTATCTCGGTACGCTCGCGGGCAGCCGGGAGAAGCGGAAGGGGTGA
- a CDS encoding ABC transporter ATP-binding protein, with translation MPDTIRPDPTPPRTVLGADERAALFAGVDRTPGAAKPDPILVVDDLCRTFGGLKAVDVAHLEIQRSCITGLIGPNGAGKTTLFNLLTGFDRPDTGTWAMDGVPLGRLHPHQVARRGIVRTFQLTKALSKMTVLDNVRLGARHQTGERMVGALLPWTWRRQEREITERAYELLDRFGLAAKSDDFAGSLSGGQRKLLEMARALMTEPTVVMLDEPMAGVNPALTQNLLGHIKTLRDDGTTVVFVEHDMDVIRDISDWVVVMAQGSVIAEAPPDALSSDPAVVDAYLGSHHDQALEFDDEGNPVGATAELADALADAEAQTLEAGGDLSDPDATSTDATATTLEKP, from the coding sequence ATGCCTGACACGATCCGACCCGACCCGACACCGCCGCGCACGGTCCTCGGCGCGGACGAACGCGCCGCACTGTTCGCCGGCGTCGACCGCACTCCCGGCGCCGCCAAACCCGACCCGATCCTCGTCGTCGACGATCTGTGCCGCACGTTCGGAGGCCTCAAGGCCGTGGACGTGGCCCACCTCGAGATCCAGCGCTCGTGCATCACCGGCCTGATCGGCCCGAACGGCGCCGGCAAGACCACCCTGTTCAATCTCCTCACGGGCTTCGACCGGCCCGACACCGGCACCTGGGCGATGGACGGCGTCCCGCTCGGCCGGCTCCATCCCCATCAGGTGGCGCGGCGCGGGATCGTGCGCACCTTCCAGCTCACCAAGGCGCTGTCGAAGATGACGGTCCTCGACAACGTCCGTCTCGGCGCCCGGCACCAGACGGGCGAGCGCATGGTCGGTGCACTTCTGCCGTGGACATGGCGCCGGCAGGAACGCGAGATCACCGAGCGCGCATACGAACTGCTCGACCGCTTCGGTCTGGCCGCGAAGTCCGACGACTTCGCCGGTTCACTGTCCGGCGGTCAACGCAAACTGCTCGAGATGGCCCGTGCCCTGATGACCGAACCGACCGTCGTCATGCTCGACGAGCCGATGGCCGGTGTCAATCCGGCGCTCACCCAGAATCTGCTGGGACACATCAAGACCCTGCGCGACGACGGGACGACGGTGGTGTTCGTCGAGCACGACATGGACGTCATCCGCGACATCTCCGACTGGGTGGTGGTGATGGCACAGGGTTCGGTGATCGCGGAAGCACCGCCGGACGCGCTGTCGTCCGATCCCGCCGTGGTCGACGCCTATCTCGGCAGTCACCACGACCAGGCACTCGAGTTCGACGACGAGGGCAATCCCGTGGGTGCGACCGCCGAACTCGCCGACGCCCTCGCGGACGCGGAAGCGCAGACCCTCGAGGCCGGAGGCGACCTGTCCGATCCCGATGCGACGTCGACGGACGCGACGGCCACGACACTGGAGAAGCCTTGA
- a CDS encoding universal stress protein, with the protein MTAHHPIVAGVDGSRASLQAVGWAAREAERRRLPLSLVTIVSVRNTFGVPIGMPAGFFEQEESEGRDMLLDAAEYARRAAPEGELDIETHLCTGSPSLELVDRSKSASMVVVGAGDNRFGWERFGSVSRAVVTHTHAPAVVVRKLPHVDVNDISGPVVVGVDGSEHSVRAVSAAFEEASLRGTDVVAVHAWSDLDVRGPFRFRIDWDSVENKERALLSESLAGHGEAFPDVRVYPVVVLDQPSHYLASHAADAQLLVLGRRGRGGFPSLMLGSTTWALLHTVTCPVMVVP; encoded by the coding sequence ATGACAGCACACCACCCCATCGTCGCCGGAGTGGACGGATCGAGAGCGTCCCTGCAGGCCGTGGGCTGGGCAGCTCGCGAAGCGGAACGTCGCCGGCTCCCGTTGTCGTTGGTCACCATAGTGTCGGTCCGCAACACCTTCGGTGTCCCGATCGGCATGCCCGCAGGATTCTTCGAGCAGGAGGAGTCCGAGGGACGCGACATGCTCCTCGACGCCGCCGAATACGCGCGCCGCGCGGCGCCCGAGGGTGAGCTGGACATCGAGACCCACCTGTGCACCGGTTCCCCGTCGCTCGAACTGGTGGACCGGTCGAAGTCGGCGTCGATGGTGGTGGTCGGAGCCGGAGACAACCGGTTCGGCTGGGAGCGATTCGGTTCGGTCAGCCGAGCGGTGGTGACGCACACGCACGCCCCTGCCGTGGTGGTCCGCAAACTGCCGCACGTCGACGTCAACGACATCTCCGGTCCTGTGGTCGTCGGCGTCGACGGTTCGGAGCACAGTGTGCGCGCGGTGTCCGCGGCGTTCGAGGAGGCTTCGCTGCGCGGCACCGACGTGGTGGCCGTCCACGCGTGGTCGGACCTCGATGTGCGCGGCCCGTTCCGATTCCGGATCGACTGGGACAGCGTGGAGAACAAGGAGCGGGCGTTGTTGTCGGAGAGTCTCGCCGGGCACGGCGAGGCGTTCCCGGATGTGCGGGTGTACCCGGTGGTGGTGCTGGACCAGCCCTCCCACTATCTTGCGTCGCACGCTGCCGATGCGCAGTTGCTCGTTCTCGGCCGTCGCGGTCGAGGCGGGTTTCCGAGCCTGATGCTGGGATCCACCACATGGGCGCTGCTGCACACGGTGACCTGCCCCGTGATGGTCGTCCCGTAG
- the ppsA gene encoding phosphoenolpyruvate synthase, with amino-acid sequence MTEHELWVRPIAEVGAADAPTVGGKSANLGELTCAGFPVPPAFAVTTDAYLDAMDAAGVRSRLAAEAAPAADIDDATLIRTSAELAALVTDSTVPAGMRAAIVSAYESLGPDVPVAVRSSAPAEDAADTSFAGIHESYTNIIGADAVIRAVQACWASLWSERARTYRGLRGVTDEPSIAVVVQVMVKSESSGVAFTADPRTGELDRIVVEAALGLGEVVVGGQVEPDTYVVAKDGFEVLDVHLGHQEFRITSTDSGDSRVALDPERRTRVLDDEQLLRVARLAAGVEEHYGHPQDLEFAFADDELWIVQTRPITTLDQPAAPAPSGNGEARPLLTGLGAGPGTVTGRVRVLHELVDGKRLSDGEIIVAPMTRPDWLPILRRAGGIVTDGGGITCHAAIVGRELGKPVVVGARTATTDLHDGQLITVDGNVGVVFDGAVHTAERPAATTSAPATSTLSAETVTATAVYVNLATPDAAEAVAATDVDGVGLLRAEFMITEALAGEHPSHMIAQGRRNEYVEKMAGGLARIAAAFAPRPVVYRAIDLRSNEFADLEGGEVEPHEENPMIGYRGCFRYIRDPELFSLDLDVLHRVRSAHPNVHLMIPFVRTRWELRDCLAQLDRHPLGSDQRLQRWIMAEVPSVVYWLPEYAKLGIHGVSIGTNDLTQLMLGVDRDSEVCKDLFDTLDPAVLDAIDHIIERASAAGLTTSLCGQAVSTSTELAEHLVRRGITSVSVAPDAAAQTRRTVARAEQRILLDRARSDGT; translated from the coding sequence ATGACCGAACACGAACTGTGGGTACGACCGATCGCGGAGGTCGGCGCCGCCGACGCGCCGACGGTCGGTGGCAAGTCCGCCAATCTGGGTGAACTCACCTGCGCAGGCTTTCCGGTACCGCCGGCGTTCGCCGTCACCACCGATGCGTATCTCGACGCGATGGACGCAGCCGGTGTCCGATCCCGGCTGGCAGCCGAGGCGGCACCTGCCGCCGACATCGACGACGCCACCCTGATACGCACCTCCGCCGAGCTCGCCGCCCTGGTGACGGATTCGACCGTGCCGGCCGGGATGCGCGCGGCGATCGTCTCCGCCTACGAGAGCCTCGGTCCCGATGTGCCGGTCGCGGTGCGGTCGTCCGCTCCCGCGGAGGACGCCGCGGATACCTCGTTCGCGGGTATCCACGAGTCGTACACGAACATCATCGGCGCCGACGCGGTGATCCGCGCGGTGCAGGCGTGCTGGGCCTCGTTGTGGTCCGAACGCGCCCGCACCTACCGAGGGCTGCGCGGGGTGACCGACGAACCGTCCATCGCGGTGGTGGTCCAGGTGATGGTGAAGTCCGAGTCGTCGGGCGTGGCGTTCACGGCCGACCCGCGCACGGGCGAACTCGATCGGATCGTCGTCGAAGCAGCGCTCGGTCTCGGTGAGGTCGTCGTCGGCGGGCAGGTCGAACCCGACACGTACGTCGTGGCGAAGGACGGCTTCGAGGTGCTCGACGTGCACCTCGGTCATCAGGAATTCCGCATCACCTCCACCGACAGCGGGGACAGCCGTGTCGCCCTCGACCCCGAGCGCCGCACCCGGGTCCTCGACGACGAGCAACTCCTGCGCGTCGCACGGCTGGCCGCCGGAGTCGAAGAACACTACGGGCATCCCCAGGACCTCGAGTTCGCGTTCGCCGACGACGAGTTGTGGATCGTGCAGACCCGCCCCATCACCACACTCGACCAACCGGCGGCTCCCGCCCCGTCCGGCAACGGCGAGGCACGACCGTTGCTGACCGGTCTCGGCGCGGGCCCCGGGACGGTGACCGGCCGCGTGCGGGTGCTGCACGAACTCGTCGACGGGAAGCGCCTGAGCGACGGCGAGATCATCGTGGCACCGATGACCCGGCCGGACTGGCTGCCGATCCTGCGCCGCGCCGGCGGCATCGTCACCGACGGCGGTGGCATCACCTGCCACGCGGCCATCGTCGGACGGGAACTCGGCAAGCCCGTCGTGGTCGGTGCACGTACCGCCACCACCGATCTGCACGACGGGCAGCTGATCACCGTGGACGGCAACGTCGGTGTGGTGTTCGACGGGGCGGTCCACACCGCCGAGCGGCCCGCGGCGACGACCTCCGCGCCGGCGACATCGACTCTCTCCGCCGAGACTGTCACGGCCACAGCGGTCTACGTCAATCTCGCCACCCCCGACGCCGCGGAGGCGGTCGCCGCGACCGATGTCGACGGCGTCGGTCTGCTGCGCGCCGAGTTCATGATCACCGAAGCGCTCGCGGGGGAACATCCCTCGCACATGATCGCGCAGGGCCGTCGCAACGAATATGTGGAGAAGATGGCGGGTGGCCTCGCGCGGATCGCGGCGGCGTTCGCACCGCGTCCGGTCGTGTACCGCGCGATCGACCTGCGCAGCAACGAGTTCGCCGACCTCGAGGGCGGTGAGGTCGAACCCCACGAAGAGAACCCGATGATCGGCTACCGCGGATGCTTCCGGTACATTCGGGATCCGGAACTGTTCTCCCTGGATCTCGATGTGCTGCACCGGGTTCGGAGCGCGCACCCGAACGTGCACCTGATGATCCCGTTCGTGCGCACCCGCTGGGAACTGCGGGACTGCCTCGCCCAACTCGACCGGCATCCGCTCGGCTCCGACCAGCGCTTGCAGCGCTGGATCATGGCCGAAGTCCCGTCGGTCGTCTACTGGTTGCCGGAATACGCGAAGCTCGGCATCCACGGTGTGTCCATCGGAACCAATGACCTCACGCAGTTGATGCTCGGGGTGGACCGGGACTCGGAGGTGTGCAAGGACCTGTTCGACACCCTCGACCCCGCGGTGCTCGACGCGATCGATCACATCATCGAGCGGGCCTCGGCCGCGGGACTGACGACGTCGCTGTGCGGTCAGGCCGTGTCGACGAGCACCGAACTCGCGGAACATCTCGTCCGGCGCGGTATCACCTCCGTGTCGGTCGCGCCCGACGCCGCGGCGCAGACGAGACGGACGGTGGCGCGAGCGGAACAACGCATCCTGCTCGACCGCGCCCGGAGCGACGGGACGTGA
- a CDS encoding flavodoxin domain-containing protein, which produces MSVLIGYATARGSTRGIAERIAAGLESRGAVELRALGDIASVRTYEALVVGSAIHNGQWLPEASDAIHRLCAEPVGRPVWAFSVSSVGATSTILSPRVAAYLRRVTPEPRAVQNLRSVADVRDHRFFAGVIASGDWAGIGRIVFRLMGGHYGDARDWVDVDAWTERIREGLVETPRDQG; this is translated from the coding sequence ATGTCCGTCCTGATCGGCTACGCGACCGCCCGAGGGTCGACGCGGGGAATCGCCGAACGCATCGCTGCGGGACTGGAAAGCCGCGGTGCCGTGGAACTCCGCGCGCTCGGCGATATCGCGTCGGTGCGAACGTACGAGGCGCTGGTCGTCGGAAGCGCGATCCACAACGGCCAGTGGCTCCCCGAGGCTTCCGATGCGATCCATCGGCTATGCGCCGAGCCGGTAGGACGACCGGTGTGGGCGTTCTCCGTCTCGTCGGTCGGAGCGACCAGCACGATCCTCTCGCCCCGGGTGGCCGCATATCTGCGGCGGGTCACCCCGGAACCTCGGGCGGTGCAGAACCTCCGTTCGGTCGCCGACGTGCGTGATCACCGTTTCTTCGCCGGTGTCATCGCTTCGGGCGACTGGGCCGGAATCGGGCGGATCGTCTTCCGGCTGATGGGCGGACACTACGGCGATGCCCGGGACTGGGTCGACGTCGACGCGTGGACGGAACGGATCCGGGAAGGTCTCGTCGAAACACCGCGTGATCAGGGTTGA
- a CDS encoding potassium channel family protein, with protein MADPPRTPDPRERRRLIVSAVARPALTALVLVSVYFVVPLDQVTGVSDVLFLVGGGVVVLLVGGWQVHRILAAEYPAVQAIEALISVVSLHLVLFATVYLRMSVVAPDDFSESLSRIDAIYFCLTVFATVGFGDISAESEPARAVVSVQMVANLIFFAVGVRLLAAAVQWRRRSRGDDEA; from the coding sequence GTGGCCGATCCTCCGCGCACACCCGATCCGCGGGAGCGGAGACGGTTGATCGTGTCTGCGGTCGCGCGACCCGCACTCACCGCGCTCGTCCTGGTCAGCGTGTATTTCGTCGTTCCCCTGGATCAGGTCACCGGCGTGTCCGACGTGTTGTTCCTCGTCGGGGGTGGCGTAGTGGTCCTGCTCGTCGGAGGGTGGCAGGTCCACAGAATTCTCGCCGCGGAGTATCCGGCGGTGCAGGCGATCGAGGCGCTCATCAGCGTCGTGTCCCTGCATCTCGTGCTGTTCGCGACCGTCTATCTGCGGATGTCCGTCGTCGCCCCGGACGACTTCTCCGAATCGCTGTCCCGGATCGATGCGATCTATTTCTGTCTGACGGTTTTCGCCACGGTGGGCTTCGGGGACATTTCCGCCGAGTCCGAGCCTGCGCGCGCCGTGGTGTCGGTGCAGATGGTTGCGAACCTGATCTTCTTCGCGGTCGGGGTCCGGTTGCTCGCGGCCGCGGTGCAGTGGCGTCGGCGCAGCCGCGGTGACGACGAGGCGTGA
- the lexA gene encoding transcriptional repressor LexA: protein MTGYDEFDMFGGLDPASLPLRQQQILAAIRDWIVAQGSSPSTRQIAESVGLRSTSTVSKHLKSLEDKGFLRRGAAVARQLDVRPFLGSSGGERASDDTVTVPIVGDIAAGAPILAEEHTDDLLTLPRDLVGSGTVFALRVRGDSMVDAAICDGDTVVVRRQHEAHSGQIVAAMIDGEATVKVYRRRGGHVYLEPRNSAYPVLDGDEAVVLGTVVSVMRRI, encoded by the coding sequence GTGACCGGTTACGACGAGTTCGACATGTTCGGGGGCCTCGATCCCGCGTCCCTGCCGCTGCGCCAGCAGCAGATCCTGGCCGCGATCCGCGATTGGATCGTTGCGCAGGGATCGTCCCCGAGCACTCGGCAGATCGCCGAGTCGGTGGGTCTGCGGTCGACGTCGACGGTCTCGAAGCATCTGAAGAGCCTCGAGGACAAGGGTTTCCTCCGCCGCGGCGCCGCTGTGGCGCGCCAGCTCGATGTGCGCCCCTTCCTCGGCTCGTCCGGCGGTGAACGGGCGTCCGACGACACCGTGACGGTGCCGATCGTGGGCGACATCGCCGCGGGCGCACCGATTCTCGCCGAGGAGCACACCGACGACCTGCTCACCCTCCCCCGCGATCTGGTCGGCTCCGGCACCGTTTTCGCGCTGCGCGTGCGCGGCGACTCGATGGTCGACGCGGCGATCTGCGACGGCGACACCGTGGTGGTGCGGCGGCAGCACGAGGCCCACTCCGGTCAGATCGTCGCGGCGATGATCGACGGCGAGGCGACGGTCAAGGTGTACCGGCGCCGAGGCGGCCACGTCTACCTCGAACCCCGGAATTCCGCCTATCCCGTCCTCGACGGCGACGAGGCGGTGGTGCTGGGCACCGTCGTGTCCGTCATGCGCCGCATCTGA
- a CDS encoding ABC transporter substrate-binding protein has product MARRTLVRAVAVLGAATLALAGCGSDGDDSASGTSAGDEGSAAATTVETDCEPQQATAGATPATGPLKIGTILPETGSLAFLGPPEVAAVRLAVDEINAAGGVLDQPVELFPGDSGDTTTDTANTTVDRHLANGTQVIVGAASSSVSLKVIDKIVSAGVVQFSPANTSDQFVCYADRGLYFRTAPTDVLQAQALAQLIAEDGAQRVSILALNDPYGTGLAENTVTNLVDAGIPEDQIQKIIYDPNAQSFNAEVDQVANFAPDAVALIGFEESAKIITRMHEVGIGPSDGMAVFGVDGNMGNALGENVAEGLLDGMAGTTPLTDTGEEFQQRLLGVDPGLIDFNYAGESYDAVIVSALAAEQAGSTAGVDIAANINSVTRDGEKCTSYQQCLDLLGAGEDIDYDGATGELTFVDAGEPGVGSYGRLVFGPDNTLTTEDYIVVGE; this is encoded by the coding sequence ATGGCAAGACGGACTCTGGTCCGCGCCGTAGCGGTACTCGGTGCTGCGACGCTCGCCCTCGCCGGGTGTGGTTCGGACGGCGACGATTCGGCATCCGGTACGTCGGCCGGCGACGAGGGGTCGGCGGCCGCGACGACCGTCGAGACCGACTGCGAACCGCAGCAGGCCACAGCAGGGGCGACTCCCGCCACGGGACCGCTGAAGATCGGCACCATCCTTCCCGAGACCGGCAGCCTCGCCTTCCTCGGACCGCCCGAGGTCGCTGCCGTCCGGCTCGCCGTCGACGAGATCAACGCCGCGGGCGGTGTTCTCGACCAGCCGGTCGAACTGTTCCCGGGCGATTCCGGGGACACGACGACCGACACCGCGAACACCACCGTGGACCGACATCTCGCCAACGGCACCCAGGTGATCGTCGGTGCCGCCTCGTCCTCGGTCTCGCTCAAGGTGATCGACAAGATCGTCAGTGCCGGCGTGGTGCAGTTCTCGCCGGCGAACACCTCCGATCAGTTCGTCTGCTACGCCGACCGCGGGTTGTACTTCCGCACCGCCCCGACCGACGTGCTCCAGGCGCAGGCGCTCGCGCAGCTGATCGCCGAGGACGGGGCGCAGCGTGTGTCGATCCTGGCGCTGAACGACCCGTACGGCACCGGTCTCGCGGAGAACACCGTGACCAACCTCGTCGACGCCGGTATCCCGGAGGATCAGATCCAGAAGATCATCTACGACCCCAACGCGCAGTCGTTCAACGCGGAGGTCGACCAGGTGGCCAACTTCGCACCGGACGCGGTGGCGCTCATCGGCTTCGAGGAGTCGGCGAAGATCATCACCCGCATGCACGAGGTGGGCATCGGCCCGTCCGACGGCATGGCGGTCTTCGGTGTCGACGGCAACATGGGGAACGCGCTGGGCGAGAACGTCGCCGAAGGACTGCTCGACGGCATGGCCGGGACCACGCCGCTGACCGACACCGGTGAGGAGTTCCAGCAGCGACTGCTCGGTGTCGATCCGGGTCTGATCGACTTCAACTACGCCGGTGAGTCCTACGACGCCGTGATCGTCTCGGCGCTGGCCGCCGAACAGGCGGGGTCGACGGCAGGTGTGGACATCGCTGCGAACATCAACTCGGTGACCCGTGACGGGGAGAAGTGCACCAGCTACCAGCAGTGCCTCGACCTTCTCGGTGCGGGTGAGGACATCGACTACGACGGTGCCACCGGCGAACTCACCTTCGTGGACGCGGGCGAACCCGGCGTGGGCTCGTACGGCCGGCTCGTGTTCGGCCCCGACAACACCCTGACCACCGAGGACTACATCGTGGTGGGGGAGTGA